From Roseovarius sp. EL26, the proteins below share one genomic window:
- a CDS encoding DUF1013 domain-containing protein translates to MAKPLMAKATAVWLVDNTTISFKQIADFVGMHELEIQGIADGDVAVGVKGFDPVANNQLTQDDIEAAQDSPLFKLKLKFNAAAVGEEKRRGPRYTPLSKRQDRPASILWLVKFHPELADSQISKLVGTTKPTIQAIRERTHWNISNIQPIDPVALGLCKQSELDTMVQKAAAKRANDGEMMDDEERRKLLSTEQSLGMDSEPRMPTAIEGLETFSLSGGDDDDKEETGDILDADSFFNLPDNEDEDEQP, encoded by the coding sequence ATGGCAAAACCGCTTATGGCCAAAGCCACGGCTGTGTGGCTGGTGGATAACACGACAATCAGCTTCAAGCAGATTGCCGATTTTGTTGGTATGCATGAATTGGAAATTCAGGGGATTGCTGACGGTGATGTTGCCGTAGGCGTGAAAGGGTTCGACCCGGTCGCCAACAACCAGCTGACCCAGGATGATATTGAAGCAGCCCAAGATAGCCCGCTGTTCAAACTGAAACTGAAGTTCAACGCCGCTGCTGTCGGTGAAGAAAAGCGCCGCGGTCCACGCTATACGCCGTTGTCAAAACGGCAGGACCGCCCAGCGTCAATCCTATGGCTGGTTAAGTTCCACCCGGAGCTGGCAGATAGCCAAATCTCCAAGCTGGTCGGAACAACCAAACCAACCATTCAGGCGATCCGAGAGCGGACACACTGGAACATCTCCAACATTCAACCGATCGACCCGGTTGCATTGGGGCTGTGTAAACAGTCTGAGCTGGACACGATGGTGCAGAAAGCTGCGGCCAAACGCGCCAATGATGGCGAGATGATGGACGACGAAGAGCGTCGCAAGTTGCTGAGCACTGAGCAAAGCCTCGGGATGGACTCTGAGCCGCGCATGCCAACTGCAATTGAAGGGCTGGAAACCTTCAGCCTGAGCGGCGGGGATGATGACGACAAAGAAGAGACAGGCGATATTCTGGATGCCGATAGCTTCTTTAACCTGCCTGACAACGAAGATGAAGACGAACAGCCGTAA
- a CDS encoding DNA polymerase III subunit gamma/tau, protein MSDTPVYQVLARKYRPETFADLVGQDAMVRTLKNAFDADRIAQAFIMTGIRGTGKTTTARIIAKGMNCIGVDGEGGPTTDPCGQCEHCTAIMEGRHVDVMEMDAASRTGVNDIREIIDSVHYRAASARYKIYIIDEVHMLSTSAFNALLKTLEEPPAHVKFIFATTEIRKVPVTVLSRCQRFDLRRIEPEVMIALLRKISTSEQAEIAEDALALITRAAEGSARDATSLLDQAISHGAGETTADQVRAMLGLADRGRVLDLFDLILKGDAAGALTELGGQYADGADPLAVLRDLAEITHWVSVVKITPEASEDPTISPDERQRGQSMAEALPMRILTRMWQMLLKTLEEVAAAPNAMMAAEMAVIRLTHVADLPAPEDLLRKLQDTPPPPAPGPAPTSPNGAPSGGGSTYAASTTAAPSGGSGPTGQATALAPQVGESLAHYPTFEHVVELIRTNRDVKLLVEVETNLRLAAYQPGRIEFVPTGNAPKDLSQRLGTALQRWTGNRWAVSLVNEGGAETIAEKRDAADNAIKAEAAEHPMVQAVLAAFPKAKIVDIKTAQEQASEALAEALPEVEDEWDPFEED, encoded by the coding sequence TTGTCCGACACGCCCGTCTATCAGGTCCTTGCCCGTAAATACCGGCCGGAAACCTTTGCTGATCTTGTCGGGCAGGATGCGATGGTGCGCACGCTCAAGAACGCCTTTGATGCCGACCGTATCGCGCAAGCCTTTATTATGACCGGCATTCGCGGCACGGGTAAAACCACAACGGCACGGATCATCGCCAAGGGGATGAACTGCATCGGCGTGGATGGTGAAGGCGGCCCCACAACGGACCCTTGCGGCCAGTGCGAGCATTGCACCGCCATCATGGAAGGTCGCCACGTTGATGTGATGGAGATGGACGCCGCATCCCGCACAGGCGTGAATGACATTCGCGAAATCATTGACAGCGTGCATTACCGCGCGGCCTCGGCCCGCTACAAAATCTACATCATCGATGAAGTTCACATGCTCTCGACCAGCGCGTTCAACGCCCTGCTCAAGACGCTTGAGGAACCGCCCGCACACGTCAAATTTATCTTTGCCACGACCGAGATTCGCAAAGTTCCAGTGACAGTTCTAAGCAGATGCCAACGTTTTGACCTGCGTCGGATTGAACCAGAAGTGATGATCGCGCTACTGCGCAAAATCTCCACCTCAGAACAGGCTGAGATTGCCGAAGACGCGCTTGCGTTGATCACCCGTGCGGCCGAAGGCTCCGCACGTGATGCAACATCCCTGCTGGATCAGGCCATCAGCCACGGCGCTGGTGAAACCACCGCCGATCAGGTCCGCGCCATGTTGGGTCTGGCAGACCGTGGTCGAGTGCTCGATCTGTTTGATCTGATCCTGAAAGGCGATGCAGCGGGCGCCCTGACCGAACTGGGCGGGCAATACGCTGATGGCGCCGACCCGCTGGCGGTGCTGCGCGATCTGGCCGAGATCACCCATTGGGTCAGCGTTGTCAAAATCACGCCCGAAGCATCAGAAGATCCGACCATCAGCCCGGATGAACGCCAGCGCGGTCAATCGATGGCCGAGGCTCTGCCGATGCGGATCCTCACCAGGATGTGGCAAATGTTGCTAAAAACATTGGAAGAGGTTGCCGCTGCCCCCAATGCGATGATGGCCGCCGAAATGGCCGTGATCCGCCTGACCCATGTGGCAGACCTGCCTGCGCCCGAAGATCTACTACGCAAGCTGCAGGATACCCCTCCTCCACCGGCACCCGGCCCTGCCCCGACATCTCCAAATGGTGCACCTTCGGGAGGCGGATCAACCTATGCCGCCAGCACGACGGCGGCCCCCTCTGGTGGTTCTGGCCCTACTGGTCAGGCAACAGCATTGGCCCCACAAGTCGGCGAATCCTTGGCGCACTACCCGACCTTTGAACATGTGGTTGAGCTGATCCGCACCAACCGTGATGTCAAATTACTGGTCGAAGTAGAAACCAACTTGCGCCTTGCTGCTTATCAACCGGGCCGCATCGAATTTGTTCCCACCGGCAATGCGCCAAAAGATCTATCGCAACGGCTGGGCACGGCCTTGCAGCGATGGACTGGCAATCGTTGGGCCGTATCTCTGGTCAACGAAGGTGGCGCCGAAACCATCGCTGAAAAACGTGACGCCGCAGACAATGCAATCAAGGCCGAAGCCGCGGAACACCCCATGGTGCAAGCCGTACTAGCCGCTTTTCCCAAAGCCAAAATTGTCGACATCAAGACAGCGCAAGAGCAAGCATCAGAGGCGCTGGCTGAAGCCTTGCCAGAGGTTGAAGATGAGTGGGATCCCTTTGAGGAAGACTAA
- a CDS encoding neutral zinc metallopeptidase, producing MKLRGIGRSRNIEDRRGKRGGGGAKIGGIGLLVVLAVGYFAGIDVSPLLQDQGGQTTTARPITEEEERAAEFSSQVLTTTEAVWTQIFDQQLGQQYNPPVMVLYSGVTQSPCGGASGATGPFYCPADRKAYLDTEFFTTLSQQLGARGDFAAAYVIAHEVAHHVQNELGILPEVHRARQRATQVQANALTVRLELQADCLSGVWARAVGSLLEPGDLEEAVNAAQMIGDDHLQRRAGRVPQPHTFQHGTSEQRARWFATGYESGQVQDCDTFSANQL from the coding sequence ATGAAACTTCGCGGGATTGGCCGAAGCCGCAATATCGAAGACCGTCGCGGGAAGCGTGGTGGCGGTGGCGCCAAAATTGGCGGGATTGGCCTGCTGGTGGTGCTGGCGGTCGGGTATTTCGCGGGCATTGACGTGTCTCCCCTGCTACAAGATCAGGGCGGGCAGACCACGACCGCCCGCCCGATCACCGAGGAGGAGGAACGCGCAGCTGAATTTTCTTCGCAGGTGCTGACCACGACCGAGGCCGTCTGGACGCAGATTTTTGATCAACAACTTGGGCAGCAGTACAATCCACCGGTGATGGTGCTTTACTCTGGCGTAACACAAAGCCCATGCGGCGGGGCATCCGGCGCAACGGGCCCGTTCTACTGCCCTGCAGATAGAAAGGCCTATCTCGATACCGAGTTTTTCACCACGCTTTCGCAACAACTGGGTGCGCGCGGAGATTTCGCAGCCGCCTATGTGATCGCCCATGAAGTGGCGCACCATGTGCAGAATGAGCTTGGCATCTTGCCCGAGGTTCACCGTGCGCGCCAGCGCGCCACGCAGGTTCAGGCCAATGCTTTAACCGTGCGATTGGAACTGCAGGCCGATTGCCTGAGCGGGGTCTGGGCGCGTGCCGTCGGGAGCCTGTTGGAGCCCGGCGATCTGGAAGAGGCAGTGAATGCCGCGCAGATGATCGGTGATGACCACCTGCAACGCCGCGCTGGGCGGGTTCCGCAACCGCATACGTTCCAGCACGGCACGTCCGAGCAGCGCGCGCGCTGGTTTGCCACTGGATATGAAAGTGGGCAGGTGCAGGACTGCGATACCTTTAGCGCGAACCAACTTTGA
- a CDS encoding ribonuclease T2 translates to MRLRLTLLFCAALCASLVRADGERAGQFDYYVLALSWSPTWCTIEGDARDAAQCEQDHGWILHGLWPQYHRGWPSFCPTAQRPPSRAMTRDMADIMGSSGLAWYQWKKHGRCTNLPAASYYDLSRQAYDMIKRPEVFRKLTKPVKLPASVVEDAFLKANPTLKRNMITITCRDRHIQEVRICLSKDLAPTPCGRDTIKDCTLKNATFTPIR, encoded by the coding sequence ATGCGCCTGCGATTGACCCTGTTGTTCTGTGCCGCGCTATGCGCCTCTTTGGTGCGTGCCGACGGCGAACGCGCGGGTCAATTTGATTACTATGTTCTGGCCCTTAGCTGGTCTCCGACATGGTGCACAATTGAGGGCGACGCCCGAGACGCCGCGCAATGCGAGCAAGATCACGGCTGGATTTTACACGGGCTCTGGCCACAATACCATCGCGGCTGGCCAAGCTTCTGCCCCACGGCACAACGCCCGCCCTCTCGTGCGATGACACGTGATATGGCCGACATCATGGGTTCTTCTGGGTTGGCGTGGTATCAGTGGAAGAAACACGGACGTTGCACCAATCTACCCGCCGCCAGCTACTACGACCTCTCCCGTCAAGCTTATGATATGATCAAACGCCCTGAGGTATTTCGCAAACTGACCAAACCGGTCAAACTGCCCGCCTCGGTGGTGGAAGACGCCTTTCTAAAAGCAAACCCAACACTCAAGCGCAACATGATCACGATCACCTGCCGCGACCGCCATATTCAAGAGGTTCGCATCTGCCTGTCAAAAGACCTTGCCCCCACCCCCTGTGGCCGCGACACGATCAAGGATTGCACTCTCAAAAATGCTACGTTCACACCCATCCGATAG
- a CDS encoding YbaB/EbfC family nucleoid-associated protein — translation MLKGLGQLGDMAKMMKQAQDMQAKMGQMQDELHNIMVVGESGAGLVKATASAKGELKALDIDPSIFNPDDKEVAEDLILAAIKDAQSKAAERSQEELGKIAEDLGLPKDMKLPF, via the coding sequence ATGCTTAAAGGATTGGGTCAACTTGGCGATATGGCCAAGATGATGAAACAGGCGCAGGACATGCAAGCCAAGATGGGGCAGATGCAAGATGAGTTGCACAACATCATGGTTGTGGGTGAATCCGGCGCTGGTCTGGTCAAGGCAACCGCCTCGGCCAAGGGAGAGTTGAAAGCGCTGGATATTGATCCGTCGATTTTCAATCCTGACGACAAAGAAGTTGCCGAGGATCTGATCTTGGCGGCCATCAAAGATGCGCAGTCTAAAGCGGCTGAACGTTCGCAGGAAGAACTGGGCAAGATTGCCGAAGATCTTGGCCTGCCCAAGGACATGAAGCTACCGTTCTGA
- a CDS encoding Lrp/AsnC family transcriptional regulator, producing the protein MSRSTSSSQLDSFDLAILRILQKDSTTPQREIGEQVNLSAPSVQRRIKRMQQDGVIATQAAILDPARVGLPLTIIVEVELKAETGGKIDEIKEEFLQAPEIQQCYYVTGEVDFVLIVIVGDMAEYEDLTQRLFFNNHNIRKFKTFVTMDRTKTSTSLNI; encoded by the coding sequence ATGTCGCGATCAACTTCTTCATCCCAATTGGATTCCTTTGATCTGGCGATTCTCAGGATCCTGCAAAAAGACAGCACCACCCCGCAGCGCGAGATCGGCGAACAGGTCAATCTGTCAGCCCCCTCCGTGCAGCGACGGATCAAGCGCATGCAACAAGACGGTGTCATTGCAACGCAAGCCGCCATTCTTGACCCCGCCCGCGTTGGCCTGCCTCTGACGATCATTGTAGAGGTCGAGCTGAAAGCCGAAACCGGTGGCAAGATTGACGAGATCAAAGAAGAATTCCTGCAGGCCCCGGAAATCCAGCAATGCTACTACGTGACCGGAGAGGTCGATTTTGTTCTGATTGTGATTGTCGGTGACATGGCTGAATACGAAGACCTGACCCAGCGCTTGTTTTTCAACAATCACAACATTCGCAAGTTCAAGACCTTTGTCACGATGGATCGCACCAAGACCAGCACCAGCTTGAATATCTGA
- the recR gene encoding recombination mediator RecR has protein sequence MSSTRDIDALIEMMAKLPGLGPRSARRAVLHMIRKRELLFTPLADLLQQVAVTARECMRCGNIGTTDICDICTSEKRGNGQICVVEDVADLWAMERAAVFHGRYHVLGGTLSALDQIGPDQLRIPQLVTRVETENVTEIILALNATIDGQTTAHYIADQLEQHVTLTSLAQGVPIGGELDYLDDGTISAALTARKAL, from the coding sequence ATGAGCAGTACGCGCGATATTGATGCCCTGATCGAAATGATGGCCAAGCTCCCCGGGCTTGGCCCCCGCTCCGCGCGCCGCGCGGTACTGCATATGATCCGCAAACGTGAACTGTTGTTCACGCCACTCGCGGATCTGCTGCAACAGGTCGCCGTCACCGCCCGCGAATGCATGCGCTGCGGCAACATCGGCACCACCGATATCTGCGACATCTGCACATCGGAAAAGCGTGGCAACGGCCAAATCTGCGTGGTCGAAGATGTTGCAGACCTCTGGGCGATGGAGCGCGCAGCAGTGTTTCACGGGCGCTATCACGTGTTGGGCGGTACGCTGTCAGCCCTTGATCAGATCGGCCCGGACCAATTGCGCATCCCACAACTTGTCACGCGAGTTGAGACGGAAAATGTGACCGAGATCATTCTGGCCCTCAACGCCACAATCGACGGCCAGACAACTGCGCATTACATCGCCGATCAGCTGGAACAGCATGTCACCTTAACCTCTCTGGCACAGGGTGTGCCCATCGGTGGCGAATTGGATTATCTGGATGACGGCACCATCAGTGCCGCCTTGACCGCACGCAAAGCGCTTTAA
- a CDS encoding exo-alpha-sialidase, protein MPYTLTALVVLSLTLSGWAIWRDRAPVWRFAMPPTAVAEDVPVFEQVLNYTAAEGQAHSPGIVLGEDGFSVLWFEGSQEAQADVDIHGVQVQQINGAWQASAPEPVVTRQNLAAAFEPGQIVVTLGNVIENEAARDALYVTAVSVGGWAMASIADVRMKDGVPEKAHKLNLSPVLNRSFLVKSPTVEMADGGQALPAYFEMGATYGSFIRTGADGRVRDQRRMAGRGTKPIQPMVVPLSDTRAVAFLRDFERSNVVLLSRTEDGGQSWSLAEKTEIFNPSAPVAALSVGEGEILAVMNGNPEHGNRLQMMLSQDEGRSWRVIHELDSGEGAARYPMLRRLPDGEIALAFSHYDKRGVQLYIFNQAWVNAR, encoded by the coding sequence GTGCCTTATACTCTAACTGCGTTGGTGGTGTTGAGCCTGACATTGAGCGGCTGGGCGATCTGGCGGGATCGTGCGCCGGTATGGAGGTTTGCCATGCCGCCCACGGCTGTCGCCGAAGATGTGCCAGTGTTTGAACAGGTGTTGAATTACACCGCCGCCGAGGGGCAAGCGCATTCGCCGGGGATTGTTCTGGGCGAGGATGGGTTTTCGGTTCTGTGGTTCGAGGGCTCGCAAGAGGCACAGGCGGATGTGGATATCCACGGCGTTCAGGTCCAGCAGATTAATGGTGCATGGCAGGCAAGCGCCCCAGAACCGGTTGTGACCCGGCAAAATCTGGCAGCGGCGTTTGAGCCGGGGCAGATTGTTGTCACGCTAGGTAATGTCATTGAAAATGAGGCCGCGCGAGATGCGCTTTATGTGACCGCAGTGTCTGTGGGCGGTTGGGCGATGGCTTCGATTGCAGATGTGCGGATGAAGGACGGCGTGCCGGAAAAGGCGCATAAACTGAACCTGTCGCCGGTTTTGAACCGCTCCTTTCTGGTGAAATCGCCCACGGTCGAGATGGCCGATGGCGGTCAGGCTTTGCCAGCGTACTTTGAAATGGGGGCAACCTATGGATCGTTCATCAGGACGGGCGCAGATGGCCGGGTGCGCGATCAGCGGCGGATGGCAGGGCGTGGAACCAAGCCGATTCAGCCCATGGTGGTGCCGCTAAGCGATACCCGTGCTGTGGCTTTTTTGCGTGATTTTGAGCGCAGCAATGTCGTGTTGTTAAGCCGAACCGAGGATGGCGGGCAAAGTTGGTCTTTGGCTGAGAAAACTGAGATTTTTAACCCTAGTGCTCCGGTGGCAGCCCTGTCTGTAGGAGAGGGAGAAATCTTAGCTGTAATGAATGGCAACCCAGAGCATGGCAACCGGTTGCAAATGATGTTGTCGCAAGACGAGGGACGCAGTTGGCGTGTGATTCATGAGTTAGACAGTGGAGAAGGGGCTGCGCGCTATCCGATGCTGCGGCGCTTGCCGGACGGCGAAATCGCGCTGGCTTTTTCCCATTACGATAAACGCGGTGTGCAGCTTTATATCTTTAATCAAGCCTGGGTGAATGCGCGATGA
- a CDS encoding protein-tyrosine phosphatase family protein: MERFAIHELSVGAGVLALCPLPGRDGHYEDDLAVLRNWQPDLVVSMTQVHEMAEVGALLLGDDLEKHGCGWLHLPVEDFGTLGPSDEAEWATVRRAALALLSAGNKVLVHCKGGCGRSGMVVLRLMIIADEAPDAALARLRQVRPCAVETLDQLKWAQS; this comes from the coding sequence GTGGAACGTTTCGCGATACATGAGCTGTCGGTCGGGGCAGGGGTTTTGGCCCTGTGTCCTTTGCCGGGCCGTGATGGGCACTATGAAGATGATTTGGCGGTGTTGCGCAACTGGCAGCCCGACTTGGTGGTTTCGATGACGCAAGTGCACGAAATGGCGGAAGTGGGCGCGCTTTTACTGGGTGATGATCTTGAAAAACACGGATGCGGCTGGCTGCACCTACCGGTCGAGGATTTTGGAACCTTGGGACCATCGGATGAGGCCGAGTGGGCCACAGTGAGACGTGCAGCGCTAGCATTGCTAAGCGCTGGCAACAAAGTGCTGGTACATTGCAAGGGCGGCTGCGGGCGCTCAGGCATGGTTGTGCTGCGCTTGATGATCATTGCAGATGAAGCACCGGATGCAGCATTGGCGCGTTTGCGACAGGTGAGGCCATGTGCCGTGGAAACCCTTGATCAGTTGAAGTGGGCCCAAAGTTGA
- a CDS encoding diaminopropionate ammonia-lyase — MNAAFKTTDVSYFVTKPSYSSDGVNTLPREGFDRAEREITGWDGYAKTPLESLDRLAEQLGLGDIYYKDEGPRFGLGSFKALGGAYAVQCVLARAISAQVGKDVSLEDMRNKTYAEHAAQITVTSATDGNHGRSVAWGATRFGAQCRIYIHAEVSEHRAEVMRNLGADVVRVDGDYDASVAQARTEAEENGWLVVSDTSWPGYTQPPLDVMAGYGVMAREIVRDLPTPPTHVFLQGGVGGLAASVAAVFQQEWGADAPQVIIVEPELAPCLYASGQANAPTSVEIKEETLMAGLSCGEPSELAWSVLAAVSKGFITIPESVVAPAVRLLANNEASQAPINAGESAVAGLAGMIWAASHVQGRQDFMLDANSRVVLIGSEGVTDPNVFEQIMSGKI, encoded by the coding sequence ATGAACGCCGCCTTCAAAACGACTGATGTTTCATATTTCGTTACCAAACCAAGCTATTCAAGCGATGGGGTGAACACCCTGCCGCGCGAAGGCTTTGATCGGGCCGAACGCGAGATCACCGGGTGGGATGGTTACGCCAAGACGCCACTGGAGTCATTGGATCGCTTGGCGGAGCAGTTGGGTCTTGGCGATATCTATTACAAAGACGAAGGCCCCCGGTTTGGCCTTGGCAGTTTCAAGGCGCTCGGCGGTGCCTACGCGGTGCAGTGCGTTCTTGCCCGTGCGATATCTGCGCAGGTGGGGAAAGACGTGTCTTTGGAAGACATGCGCAACAAGACCTATGCAGAGCATGCGGCGCAAATCACCGTCACCTCTGCCACTGATGGCAACCATGGCCGTTCGGTCGCTTGGGGGGCAACACGGTTTGGGGCGCAATGCCGGATCTATATTCATGCTGAGGTCAGCGAACACCGCGCCGAAGTCATGCGCAATCTTGGGGCCGATGTGGTGCGCGTTGATGGCGACTATGACGCTAGTGTCGCGCAGGCCCGGACCGAGGCAGAAGAAAATGGCTGGTTGGTGGTGTCAGACACCTCATGGCCCGGGTACACGCAGCCACCGCTGGACGTGATGGCAGGTTACGGTGTGATGGCGCGAGAGATCGTGCGGGATCTGCCAACACCGCCAACACATGTGTTTCTACAAGGTGGTGTTGGCGGACTTGCAGCCTCTGTTGCGGCGGTGTTTCAGCAAGAATGGGGCGCTGATGCGCCTCAGGTGATTATTGTTGAGCCGGAACTTGCGCCCTGCCTTTATGCCAGTGGGCAGGCAAATGCGCCAACATCCGTAGAGATCAAAGAGGAAACGTTAATGGCGGGGCTCTCCTGTGGGGAGCCATCAGAACTGGCTTGGTCCGTTCTTGCAGCGGTGTCAAAAGGGTTCATAACTATCCCAGAATCTGTTGTTGCGCCGGCCGTTCGGTTGTTGGCCAATAACGAAGCGTCGCAGGCGCCTATCAATGCGGGTGAAAGTGCGGTGGCCGGATTGGCGGGAATGATCTGGGCCGCGTCTCATGTGCAGGGGCGGCAGGACTTCATGCTCGATGCCAATTCGCGCGTGGTTTTGATCGGCTCAGAAGGTGTGACTGACCCGAATGTTTTTGAACAAATCATGTCAGGTAAGATCTGA
- a CDS encoding fasciclin domain-containing protein, whose product MNRRFFAKTAAIVAFAAFVSGCTSQADGPGDIVDIAAGNEDFSTLVAAVQAAGLVDTLKSDGPFTVFAPTNEAFAALPAGTVETLLLPENKDKLTEILTYHVLSGAVTSDQVLGERLSVPTVQGQNVTVDGRVGKYGSGVRVNDANVTAADIIASNGVIHVIDKVLLPK is encoded by the coding sequence ATGAACAGACGATTTTTTGCCAAAACCGCCGCTATCGTGGCCTTTGCTGCCTTTGTATCTGGCTGCACCTCGCAAGCCGACGGACCTGGGGACATCGTAGACATTGCTGCTGGCAACGAAGATTTCTCGACCCTCGTAGCAGCAGTTCAGGCCGCGGGTCTTGTAGATACTCTGAAGAGCGATGGGCCTTTCACTGTATTTGCTCCGACCAACGAAGCTTTTGCAGCGCTTCCAGCAGGTACGGTTGAAACTTTGTTGCTGCCGGAAAACAAAGACAAACTGACTGAGATTCTCACCTATCACGTGCTTTCTGGTGCTGTAACATCTGATCAAGTATTGGGTGAACGTTTGAGCGTGCCCACCGTACAAGGTCAAAACGTTACCGTTGACGGCCGTGTTGGGAAATATGGCAGCGGTGTACGTGTAAATGATGCCAACGTAACTGCAGCCGATATCATTGCATCGAATGGCGTGATCCACGTCATCGATAAGGTGCTACTTCCAAAATAA